One window of the Eucalyptus grandis isolate ANBG69807.140 chromosome 6, ASM1654582v1, whole genome shotgun sequence genome contains the following:
- the LOC104449004 gene encoding 50S ribosomal protein L31, chloroplastic yields MALTTTFLPRNLSPPSLAVNNTKSPARSRNRMQVSCRKKDLHPQFYEDAKVYCNGELVMTTGGTQQEYVVDVWSGNHPFYLGNRSAVLVDADQVEKFRKKFGELSEIMEIPVLKGEIVVPSRRKSAKGKKK; encoded by the exons ATGGCGCTCACCACCACATTCCTCCCGCGGAATCTCTCTCCACCATCCCTCGCCGTCAACAAT ACGAAATCGCCGGCGAGGAGCCGCAATCGCATGCAGGTGAGCTGCAGGAAGAAGGACCTGCACCCGCAGTTCTACGAGGACGCCAAGGTGTACTGCAACGGCGAGCTGGTGATGACCACCGGCGGGACCCAGCAGGAGTACGTCGTCGACGTCTGGTCCGGCAACCACCCCTTCTACCTCGGCAACCGCTCGGCCGTCCTCGTCGACGCCGACCAGGTCGAGAAATTCCGCAAGAAGTTTGGCGAGCTGTCGGAGATCATGGAGATCCCCGTGCTCAAGGGCGAGATTGTGGTGCCCTCGCGGCGCAAGTCGGCTAAGGGTAAGAAGAAGTAG